The genomic window TGGGTCGAGCACTTCGACTGGCTCGAGCCTCTCTTCAACGAGCGGCTCGAAATCGCCAACGGCCGCATGCTGGTGCCGACGCGTCCTGGGCTCGGGCTCAGCCTGAGCGAGCAGTGCAAGGCGTGGACCCGTGAAGAAGTCGAAGTGGGCAAGCGGCCCTGACGGACGCCCTACTTGCTGGGCGTCGAAGCGGCGGGCAGCGCCAACAGCGGTGACTGCAGCAAGAGCGTCGCCGTCTTCTGAAGGTGCCGCGAGATGAGCTTTTGCGCACCAGGCACATCGCGACGCAGCACGGCGTTGAACAGCGCCTTGTGCTCGCCCTGCACGTCGCGCGCAACCACCGCCAGCGGCGCCGACAACTGCCGATAACGCTCGCTCTGTTGATAGAGCACGGTATGCATGCGGCGCAGCCAGACATTGGGACAGCCGGCGATCATCGCGTGATGGAAGTTGGCGTGGGCAAGCGTCCATTCGGCCGACAGATGCTGGCGGTCATGCTGGTCGCGCTCGTGCAGCCGGGTGAGTTGATGGAAAGCCGCGACGAGCACGCTTTCCCAGTTCAGGTCGCCGTGCTCTATCGCATCGGCAATGCACAGCTTCTCGATCTCGACACGTGCTCGAACGAGTTGCGTAAGGTCCGCTTCCGACACCGCCGTCACGCGGTAACCGCGCTGAGGTTCAGATACCACCAGCGCATCGGCTTCGAGCATCGCGAGCGCCTCACGCACGGCCCCTGCGCTCACCGCGAGTTCGAGCGCCAATGCTGCGATGTTCAGCTTGGCCCCCGGAAGCAGGCGACCCGAAAGGATGTCGGCGTGCATGCGCTCGTAGACCAAACGGTTGTTCATCAGCCGGTTGTTCGTCAGCGATTGCTTGCCGTTTGGATCGGTGCTGGCGGCGAGTCTCATGAGATGTCGAATGGGGCGCTGGCTTAGGGTCATCGCGGGAAAACCCCTGCAATGCGGGCGCCCTGGACGCTTGTGTATTGAATGACTAAAAATATATGATAAGCCAACAAATGTACTGAGACAACCATGGCCGCAGTCCACTCACTCGATCTCATCGTGTTCACCGTGCCTGACCTCGCGGAGGCCGAACGCTTCTATGCCGCATTCGGTTTGCGGACAGAACTGGTGGACAGCAAGCTGGCGCTCTTCACAGACGGTAACCCGCACTGCTGGGCCGTGCTGCACGAGGTGCGCGGTCAGCCGAAGAAGCTGCAGTACCTGAGCTTCGGATGTTTCGAGCAGGACTTCGAGGCCATCGCGCAGAACGCCGAAATGCATCGACTCAAGACCTGCGAGCCGCATCCGCTCTCGCGCATTGCAGGACTTTCTGGTGACTCGCAAGACGCGGCACAGAGCTTGTGGTTGCAGCATCCCGAAGGCTTTCCGGTGCAGATCAGGCCCGCGCCAAAAAGCTCGCCGACGCAGAAGAGCGTTGCATCGCGCGAGCCGGCCGTGCCTGAGGGCAAGGGCGCGGCGTCGAACCGCGCCCGCGTTCCCCAGGTGCGGCCGCGGCGCCTGTCGCACGCGCTGTTTTTCTCCGGCGACGTCGCAGGTGCAGTGGCTTTCTACGAGCAGGCGCTGGGCCTGCGCGTGACCGATCGATCGAGCGACGTGATCGTGTTCATGCATGGCGTCCACGGCAGCGACCACCATTTGCTCGCGCTCGCCAAGAGCGACGGACCCGGCTTGCACCACCTCAGCTGGGACGTTGCCAGTGTCGACGAGGTCGGCACGGGCATGGAGCAAATGCTCATTGCGGGCCACGAGCGCGGCTGGGGCATGGGCCGCCACGTGCTCGGCTCCAACTACTTCTATTACGTGCGCGACCCGTGGGGCAGTTACTGCGAGTACTCGTTCGACATCGACTTCGTGCCTTACGGATTCGACTGGCCAAGTGCAGACCATCCGCTCGAAGACTCGTTCTATGTCTGGGGACCGCGCGTGCCCGAAGACTTCGTCAAGAACTATGAAACAACACCGCCGCACACACCCGAAGTGACTGCGGACGAGATCACACCCTCCTGAGCACCTGAAAGAAAATTCCATGCGTTTCGTTTCGTTCCTTTCCGATGCCGGCACACCAGCCGCCACTGCCCATGTGGGTGTTCGCGTTGGCAATGATGTAGTCGATATCACCGCCGATGGCTTGCCCGCCACGCTTGAAGAACTGCTTGCGCTGGGCGATGCCGGTATGGCGGCCGCGCGTGCCGCACTGGGCCGTGCAACCTGCAAGCTGCCTGCCGCCGGCCTCCGCTTGCTCGCGCCGTTTCGAGCACCGGCGAAGGCCATCGCGGTCGGCCTGAACTACGTCGACCATGCGGCCGAAAGCAAGTTCGATCCGCCGACCTATCCGGTGCTGTTCCATCGCTTTCCCAGCTCTTGGGTCGGCCACGGCGAGTCGATCGTTCGGCCGCATGTGTCGGAACAGTTCGACTACGAAGGCGAACTGCTGGTGGTCATCGGCAAGGGCGGCCGCTACATCGACAAGGCCGATGCACTGAAGCACGTCGCCGGTTATTCGATCTTCAACGATGGGTCGTTGCGCGACTACCAGTTCAAGTCGGCGCAATGGATGATGGGCAAGAACTTCGATCGTTCGGGATCGATGGGCCCGGACTTCGTCACCGCCGACGAGTTGCCAGAAGGCGCACGTGGCCTGAAGCTCCAGACCCGGCTCAACGGCAAGGTGGTACAGGACGCCAACACGCGCGACATGATTTTCGACGTGGCCACGTTGGTTTCGGTGTGCTCCGAACCCTTCGCGCTGGAGCCGGGCGACGTCATCATTTCCGGCACGCCGTCGGGCGTCGGGCTGGCGCGCAAGCCGCCGTTGTGGATGCGGGCGGGTGATGTGTGCGAAGTTGAGATCGAAGGTGTCGGGCTGCTGTCGAACACGGTGGTCGACGAGCAGGCATAGACGCGCCACTGCAATTGGCAGTGAGACTGGCGCCGACGAGCGCGGACCCAAATACAAATACAGGAGACAAGACAATGCAATTCGACCGCCGCACATTTCTCTCGGCCCTCGCGGCTCTGGGTGTTCCTGGCCTTGCTGGCATCACTGGCCCGGCGCATGCGCAAGCACCCACCGGCGCGCCAATTAAGATCGGTGGCACGCTGGCACTCACCGGGCCGCTGTCGGCCACCGCCATGATCCACAAGCTCGTTGGCGAGATGTACATCGAGGAGCTGAATCGCCGGGGTGGCTTGCTTGGCCGGCCTGTGGAATGGGTGCTGAAAGACGACCAGTCCAAGCCCGATCTGGCGCGCACGCTGTACGAGCAGCTTGTCACCGCCGACAAGGTCGACTTGTTGATCGGGCCTTACGCCACGGGTTCGATTCTGTCGGCAATGGGCGTCGCGCAGCGCTACAACAAGACGTTGGTGCACCACACCTTCGGCGTGCCGAGCCTGGCCAAGTACGAGCAGCAATTTCCTGCGTGGGCGATGGGGCCGGACCCGCAGACGACGGTGCCTACCCTGGTGCTCGACGCGCTCGCTGCATCGCCCAAGCCTCCGAAGACCATCGCGATTTTGACGAGCAAGTTTCCGTCGGTGCAGTTCGTGTCTTACGGCGCGCGCGAGGTTGCGAAGAAGCGCGGCTTGCAAGAGGTACTTTTCCTCGAATGGGACTTCGGCAATCGCGATTTCGGGCCGATTGCAGGCCGCGTCAAGGAGGCCAATCCCGACTTCGTCTGGAACGGCGCGCTCGGGCTCGAAGGCAACCAGATGCTCGACGCGATGAAGAAGATCGACTACCACCCGCCAAGCCATTTCTATCTCTACCCAGCCCCCGGTCCGATGATGAAAGCCGCCGAAGGCAACGGCGCGCTCACCGTCACCATCTTCGAAGACCAGGCGCCGTTCACCAACAATCCGGTGGCCGCGGCGTTTGCCAGGAACTTTCGCGAGCGCGCGACCAAAGCCAATCTGCCCGACACCGGTGCCGAGACGCAGGCCGCGTCGTCCTATGCGGCGTGGCAGATCATCGAAGCCGGCGTGGTCGCGACCAAGTCGCTCGACGACAAGGCCATCGCGACCTGGATCAAGGGCAACCAGATCGACACCATCGAAGGCAAGTTGCGTTTCAACGAGCGCGGCAACTTCGGCGCCGATCTGTCGAAGCTGAAGCAGGTGCAGGACGGCCGCTGGGTCACCGTGTGGCCGGCCGACTGGGCGGCGGCGGGTATCAAGCTGCGCAACGCCTGAGATGGCGATGCCGAGTTTCACGCTGCTGACGCAAGCCGTCGTCAGCGGCTTGTTCACGGGCGCGATCTACGGGCTGCTCGGCCTGGGGTTGAGCCTGTCGTGGGGTTTGTTGCGGCAGATCAACCTGGCACATTTCGGCCTTGCATTTGCCAGTGCGTATCTGACCTATGCGCTGAACGAGCACGGTGTCGATTCGCTCTTTGCACTCCTGATCATGCCGCCGGTGTTCTTCGTCATCGGCGCGGCCATCCAATGGGTGATGGCGCGTTTCAAGGTGAGCCCGTTCAACTCGTTGCTCGTGACCTTCGGGCTCACCATCATTCTCGAAGCGCTGCTGCAGTGGATCTGGACCGCCGATTACCGTCGGCTCGAAACGCCCTATGGCGACATGAAATTGCGTGTCGGCGGCATCTACTTTCCATTGCCGGAGATGATCACGCTCGGGATCAGTGTCGCCGTCGCCGCTGCGGTGTGGCTGGTGTTCCGGCGCAGCGACATCGGCAAGGCGATTCGCGCGGCGGCTGAAGATGCGCCCATCGCGGTCGCCTTCGGCATCAATGAAAAAGCGCTCGCACTCGGACTCGCGGGACTGAACGCTGCACTGGCCTCGATCGCCGGCGTCTGCATCGCGCTGACGTACACGCTGGCGCCGTCGCAGATCTTCACGTGGGTCGGCGTGGTGTTCGCGGTAGTGATGCTCGGTGGCCTCGGCCGACCTTGGGGCCCGTTGATCGCAGGCTGCGCCATCGGCGTCGTCGAAGCGCTGACCATGGCCATCGCCGCGCCGGCCTGGGCGCCGCTGGTGTCGTTCTCGCTGCTGCTCGTCATGCTGCTCACGCGGCCGGGGAGGGCATGAGATGAAGCGCTCGTTATTGGTGCTATTGGTAGTTGTCGCATGTCTTGCCGCGCTGCCTTTCGTCGGGCTGCCGCGCTCGTGGGAATCGGTGCTGTACATGGTCTTTCACTGGATCGCCTTGGCGACATCGTGGAATCTGCTGTCGGGCTACTCGGGGTATTTCTCTTTTGGCCATGGCGCCTTCTTCGGCATTGGCATGTACACGACTGCGGTGCTGGCGACGCGCTTCGACATTCCGTTTCTCTGGACACTCCCTGCCGCGGCGCTGGTGTCAGCGCTGTTCGGCAGCGTGCTCGGCGCGGTGGCGTTTCGGGTCAAGTCGGTGCGGGGTGAAGTCTTCGCGTTGCTGACGCTGGCCGCCACCTTCGTCGTCGCGACCGTCATCGTCAACACGCCCATCGACGGAGGGCCGGGCGTTTATCTCAACGGGGTGGCCGTGCCCGTGCTGGCGCCCACAGCGTCGGGCAGCTTCTACCTGCTGTCGTTGCTCGCGGCGGCCTTGGCGGTGCTCGCCGCCATCGTGGTCTTCTACTCGCGCTTGGGCACCGGCCTCTTCGCGATCCGCGACGACGAAGACGTGGCCGAGGTCATGGGCGTGCCGACCTATCGCTACAAGCTGCTGGCACTGGCTCTTTCGAGCGGGCTGGCCGGGCTGGTCGGCGGCATCCACGCGCTGTTCGTTTCTTACGTGACGACGGCCGACACCTTTGGCATCACGCTGCCGCTCACGGTCGTGTTGATGGCAGTGCTCGGTGGATCGCGGCATTGGGCCGGCCCTGCGGTCGGCGCGGTGGCGATCACCGCGTTGCTGTTCGGCTTTACCTCGGCCGACAACGCGATCGCCGGCAAGGTGGTGCTGGGTCTGGTGCTGATCCTGGTGATCCTGTTCATGCCGCACGGCGTGCTGGGTCGCTGGACGAAGCGCAAGGCGCCATTGCGGCCGGCGGTCATCGCGACAGCGAGGCCGCGATCGACCTTCGCTGTGAACATAGCGTCGACGGATACGGCAAGCGACTTGTTGCTCAGCACGCGCGGCCTCGCGAAATCGTTCAACGGCGTGCAGGCGCTGCGTGGCGTCGATGTCGACGTCCGGCGCGGAGAGATCCTTGGCTTGCTGGGGCCGAACGGTTCCGGCAAATCGACCTTCATCAACGTGGTGAGCGGGCATTACCTCGCCACTGCGGGGCAGGTGAAGTTCGACGAGCGCGAGGTCACCGGCATCGCAGCGCACCGCGTTGCACGCAGCGGCATCGCACGCACATACCAAATACCGCGACCGTTCTCGAACTTGACCGTGCTCGAAAACGTCGCGCTCACCTCCATGTTCGGTGCTGAAGGATTGGGCCGACACGCCGCCGAAGCGCAAGCCTGGCAATGGCTTGCGTTCACCGGCTTGTCGGAGCGCGCCGGCGCCTTGCCCGACGAGCTCAACCTGCACCAGCGCAAGTTCCTCGAATTCGCGCGGGCGCTTGCGGCGCGGCCTCAGTTGCTGATGCTCGACGAGGTGTTGTCGGGCCTCACGCCATCCGAGATCGACGGTGCCGTGGCACTCATCGAGCGCATCCGCGCCGAGGGCACGACGATCGTCTTCGTCGAGCATGTGATGCGCGCGGTGGCTGCGCTTTGCGACCGTATCGTCGTGTTCGATCGCGGCGCGGTGCTCGCGAGCGGCGCGTTCGCCGACGTCATGGCGCAAGCCGATGTCGTGGTGGCGTACCTGGGCAAAGGCATCGACGCCGGCGGCGTAACGCGCGATGACAAACCCGACACTTCGCTGGAGGCGATTCATGCTGCTTGAGATGAATTCGATCCGGGTCGCCTACGGTGCGGCGACCGCGCTGTGGGATGTGTCGCTCTCGGTCGCGGCCGGTGAGTTGCTTTGCGTGGTCGGCCCCAACAGCGCTGGCAAGAGCACGCTCATCAACACCATCGCCGGGCTCAACCGGCTGTCCGCCGGCTCGTACTTTCTGGATGGAAAGGATCTGTCGCGCATGCCGTCGCATCGCTTCTGCTCGGAAGGCATCGCGCTGGTGCCGGAGAGCCGTCGTCTGTTCGGGCAGATGACCGTGCGCGAGAACCTCGAACTCGGCAGCTATGCAGTGCATGCGAAGCCGTACCGGGTGCAGACGCTGGAGCGCGTCTGCGCGTTGTTTCCGATGCTGGTGTCGCGGCTCGCGCAGCCCGCGGGTTCGCTGTCGGGCGGACAGCAGCAGATGGTGGCGATCGGCCGCGCGCTGATGGCGCGGCCCCGGTTGCTGCTGCTCGACGAGCCGTCGCTCGGGTTGGCGCCAAGCGTGGTGCACGACATGTTCGAGGCCATCCGAACCATCCACGCCGAGGGCATGGCCGTGCTGCTGGTCGAACAGAACGTCGGTATGGCGCTGGCGGTGGCCGATCGCGGCGCGGTGCTGGAAGAAGGACGCATCGTGGCCAGCGGAACGCCGACGGAGTTGGCGGGTCGGCCCGAAATCCGGCGGGCCTATCTGGGCGCTGGCGCGGACGGGGATGAGACCCGGTGAGGGGACAGAATCGAGGGATGCATTCATTCAGTTTTCAGACAGTGCGCGCCGTGCGCTTCGCCGCGATGGCATCGGTCATCGGTGTCTTCGCAGGCTGCGCCTCTGCTCCTCCGGTGCCGCCGTCTTCTTCAGCACCGGCAACGATTGCACTGACGCCGACACCAAAGCCTTCGCCCGACGACGCAACGCTCGAACAAGGCTTCGCTCGTTGGGTCGCTGACTTCCGCGCCAGCGCCCGTGCCGCCGGCATCAGCGACGCCACGCTGCGCCTTGCCTTCGACAACGCGCACTACTTGCCGCGCGTCGTCGAACTCGATGGCGCACAGCCCGAGTTCACGCGTGCGGTGTGGGACTACCTCGACAACACGGTGACGCCGCAACGCATCGCGACAGGGCAAGACAAGCTGACGCAGCTCCGCCGCGAAGCCGATGCGGCGGCCGCTCGCTACGGCGTGCCGCCCGCCATCGTGGTTGCGATCTGGGGCATGGAAAGTAATTTCGGCAGCAACTACGGCAGCACCCCGACCATCGATGCGCTGGCGACGCTCGGCTTCGAAGGTCGGCGCGAAGACTGGGCGCGCCGCGAGTTGATGGCGGCGCTGAAGATCCTCGACAACGGCGACATCGACCGCGATCACATGATCGGTTCGTGGGCCGGCGCCATGGGCCAGACTCAGTTCTTGCCCTCCAACTTTTTGGCTTACGCAGTGGATGCAGACGGCGACGGCCGGCGCGACATCTGGGGCAGCATGGCGGACGTGATGTCGTCGACCGCCAACTTCCTGTCGCGTTCGGGCTGGCAAGCCGGCAACCCATGGGGCGTCGAAGTGCAGCTGCCGACAGGCTTCGACTACGGCCGCGCCGACACGTCGGTCCGCCAGCCGAGTGCGCAATGGGCTGCGGAAGGTGTGCGGTCGATGGACGGCCAGCCCTTGCCGGCCATCGACGACAGCACGGTCTTGCTGCCCGCCGGCGCGCGCGGGCCGGCATTTCTTGTGGGGCCCAACTTTCGCGCCATCCTTCGCTACAACAACTCGACCAGCTACGCGCTGGCGGTAGGCCTGCTGTCGCAACGCATTGCCGGTGGCGTGGGTGTTCAGGCGGCGTGGCCGCGCGATCTGCAGTCGCTCTCGCGCAGTCAGATGCTCGCGATGCAGACCGCGTTGAACCAGCGAGCCTTTGCCAGCGGCACACCCGACGGGCTGATGGGGCCAGCCACGCGGGATGGCTTGCGGCGCTACCAGCGCAGCATCGGGCTGCCGGCGGACGGGTATCCGACCATGGAGTTGCTCGGGCGCTTGCAGCAGCCCTAGTCGCCTGGGCCTTCGTAACGCTGCCCCAATGCGATCAGTTCCGGTGTACCGATTACGCCGTTGAGACCGTCGAAATCGAGCATCGCATCGCGCATCGGCGAGTTACTCGCGCCCGTGCCCGGTCAGTGGAACGCTCGACTCCTTCAGCACCCGCAGCACGAAGTGCGACTTGCTGTGCCGGATGCCGGGAATCTTGTAGAGCTTTTCGCGCAGCAGGCGCTCGTAGTCGCGGGTGTCGCGCACGCGGATGCGAATGTAATAGTCGTAGTCACCGGAGACGAGGTAGGCCTCTTGTATCTCCGGAATGGTTGCCAGCACCTTGCCGAATTCATACAGTGTTTCGTCGGTGTGACTCTCCAGCGTGAGCTGCACGATGACCGAGTCGTGGTAACCGATCTTCGACGCATCGATGTCGACGGTGTAGCGCTTGATGACACCCTGCGCCTCGAGCTTCTTGATGCGCGTCCAGCAACTGGTGGGCGACAGGCCGACCTCGGCGCCGATCTCCTGCAGCGTCTTGCGCGAGTCCTGTTGCAGCACCCGCAAGATGGCGAAATCGATCTTGTCAGAAGGATTTTCGGGCGTATCGTCTTTGATGCGAACGGGCTTCATATAAACGGGGCAATGCGGCGTAGAAAAGATGCAAATTCTGCCCGTGTTGCCGAACAATAGGGCGATGAAAACACTGGTCGCCGAAACGCCTTCGCAATCTACGTCGCCATCCGCAGCGTCATCGGCCGCGC from Variovorax sp. PAMC28562 includes these protein-coding regions:
- a CDS encoding GntR family transcriptional regulator, which produces MRLAASTDPNGKQSLTNNRLMNNRLVYERMHADILSGRLLPGAKLNIAALALELAVSAGAVREALAMLEADALVVSEPQRGYRVTAVSEADLTQLVRARVEIEKLCIADAIEHGDLNWESVLVAAFHQLTRLHERDQHDRQHLSAEWTLAHANFHHAMIAGCPNVWLRRMHTVLYQQSERYRQLSAPLAVVARDVQGEHKALFNAVLRRDVPGAQKLISRHLQKTATLLLQSPLLALPAASTPSK
- a CDS encoding VOC family protein, with amino-acid sequence MAAVHSLDLIVFTVPDLAEAERFYAAFGLRTELVDSKLALFTDGNPHCWAVLHEVRGQPKKLQYLSFGCFEQDFEAIAQNAEMHRLKTCEPHPLSRIAGLSGDSQDAAQSLWLQHPEGFPVQIRPAPKSSPTQKSVASREPAVPEGKGAASNRARVPQVRPRRLSHALFFSGDVAGAVAFYEQALGLRVTDRSSDVIVFMHGVHGSDHHLLALAKSDGPGLHHLSWDVASVDEVGTGMEQMLIAGHERGWGMGRHVLGSNYFYYVRDPWGSYCEYSFDIDFVPYGFDWPSADHPLEDSFYVWGPRVPEDFVKNYETTPPHTPEVTADEITPS
- a CDS encoding fumarylacetoacetate hydrolase family protein, with the translated sequence MRFVSFLSDAGTPAATAHVGVRVGNDVVDITADGLPATLEELLALGDAGMAAARAALGRATCKLPAAGLRLLAPFRAPAKAIAVGLNYVDHAAESKFDPPTYPVLFHRFPSSWVGHGESIVRPHVSEQFDYEGELLVVIGKGGRYIDKADALKHVAGYSIFNDGSLRDYQFKSAQWMMGKNFDRSGSMGPDFVTADELPEGARGLKLQTRLNGKVVQDANTRDMIFDVATLVSVCSEPFALEPGDVIISGTPSGVGLARKPPLWMRAGDVCEVEIEGVGLLSNTVVDEQA
- a CDS encoding amino acid ABC transporter substrate-binding protein, whose product is MQFDRRTFLSALAALGVPGLAGITGPAHAQAPTGAPIKIGGTLALTGPLSATAMIHKLVGEMYIEELNRRGGLLGRPVEWVLKDDQSKPDLARTLYEQLVTADKVDLLIGPYATGSILSAMGVAQRYNKTLVHHTFGVPSLAKYEQQFPAWAMGPDPQTTVPTLVLDALAASPKPPKTIAILTSKFPSVQFVSYGAREVAKKRGLQEVLFLEWDFGNRDFGPIAGRVKEANPDFVWNGALGLEGNQMLDAMKKIDYHPPSHFYLYPAPGPMMKAAEGNGALTVTIFEDQAPFTNNPVAAAFARNFRERATKANLPDTGAETQAASSYAAWQIIEAGVVATKSLDDKAIATWIKGNQIDTIEGKLRFNERGNFGADLSKLKQVQDGRWVTVWPADWAAAGIKLRNA
- a CDS encoding branched-chain amino acid ABC transporter permease, encoding MAMPSFTLLTQAVVSGLFTGAIYGLLGLGLSLSWGLLRQINLAHFGLAFASAYLTYALNEHGVDSLFALLIMPPVFFVIGAAIQWVMARFKVSPFNSLLVTFGLTIILEALLQWIWTADYRRLETPYGDMKLRVGGIYFPLPEMITLGISVAVAAAVWLVFRRSDIGKAIRAAAEDAPIAVAFGINEKALALGLAGLNAALASIAGVCIALTYTLAPSQIFTWVGVVFAVVMLGGLGRPWGPLIAGCAIGVVEALTMAIAAPAWAPLVSFSLLLVMLLTRPGRA
- a CDS encoding branched-chain amino acid ABC transporter ATP-binding protein/permease, with product MKRSLLVLLVVVACLAALPFVGLPRSWESVLYMVFHWIALATSWNLLSGYSGYFSFGHGAFFGIGMYTTAVLATRFDIPFLWTLPAAALVSALFGSVLGAVAFRVKSVRGEVFALLTLAATFVVATVIVNTPIDGGPGVYLNGVAVPVLAPTASGSFYLLSLLAAALAVLAAIVVFYSRLGTGLFAIRDDEDVAEVMGVPTYRYKLLALALSSGLAGLVGGIHALFVSYVTTADTFGITLPLTVVLMAVLGGSRHWAGPAVGAVAITALLFGFTSADNAIAGKVVLGLVLILVILFMPHGVLGRWTKRKAPLRPAVIATARPRSTFAVNIASTDTASDLLLSTRGLAKSFNGVQALRGVDVDVRRGEILGLLGPNGSGKSTFINVVSGHYLATAGQVKFDEREVTGIAAHRVARSGIARTYQIPRPFSNLTVLENVALTSMFGAEGLGRHAAEAQAWQWLAFTGLSERAGALPDELNLHQRKFLEFARALAARPQLLMLDEVLSGLTPSEIDGAVALIERIRAEGTTIVFVEHVMRAVAALCDRIVVFDRGAVLASGAFADVMAQADVVVAYLGKGIDAGGVTRDDKPDTSLEAIHAA
- a CDS encoding ABC transporter ATP-binding protein — encoded protein: MLLEMNSIRVAYGAATALWDVSLSVAAGELLCVVGPNSAGKSTLINTIAGLNRLSAGSYFLDGKDLSRMPSHRFCSEGIALVPESRRLFGQMTVRENLELGSYAVHAKPYRVQTLERVCALFPMLVSRLAQPAGSLSGGQQQMVAIGRALMARPRLLLLDEPSLGLAPSVVHDMFEAIRTIHAEGMAVLLVEQNVGMALAVADRGAVLEEGRIVASGTPTELAGRPEIRRAYLGAGADGDETR
- a CDS encoding lytic murein transglycosylase, encoding MHSFSFQTVRAVRFAAMASVIGVFAGCASAPPVPPSSSAPATIALTPTPKPSPDDATLEQGFARWVADFRASARAAGISDATLRLAFDNAHYLPRVVELDGAQPEFTRAVWDYLDNTVTPQRIATGQDKLTQLRREADAAAARYGVPPAIVVAIWGMESNFGSNYGSTPTIDALATLGFEGRREDWARRELMAALKILDNGDIDRDHMIGSWAGAMGQTQFLPSNFLAYAVDADGDGRRDIWGSMADVMSSTANFLSRSGWQAGNPWGVEVQLPTGFDYGRADTSVRQPSAQWAAEGVRSMDGQPLPAIDDSTVLLPAGARGPAFLVGPNFRAILRYNNSTSYALAVGLLSQRIAGGVGVQAAWPRDLQSLSRSQMLAMQTALNQRAFASGTPDGLMGPATRDGLRRYQRSIGLPADGYPTMELLGRLQQP
- a CDS encoding Lrp/AsnC family transcriptional regulator, giving the protein MKPVRIKDDTPENPSDKIDFAILRVLQQDSRKTLQEIGAEVGLSPTSCWTRIKKLEAQGVIKRYTVDIDASKIGYHDSVIVQLTLESHTDETLYEFGKVLATIPEIQEAYLVSGDYDYYIRIRVRDTRDYERLLREKLYKIPGIRHSKSHFVLRVLKESSVPLTGHGRE